A single Coriobacteriia bacterium DNA region contains:
- a CDS encoding transposase family protein, with protein sequence MAEKHAVTRKLAEEYRRAAKRRRGEILDTLCSITGYNRDHAARLLRAGPPPRKPPKRRRTRPRVYDADVLFALRRIWATLDGICGKRLHAALPEMVEVMERCGELSISSEVRARLRSISASTIDRLLAPDRARLSLSGRPGTKPGTLLKNQIPIKTFSEWDDAVPGFVEIDLVGHEGGALRGDYCQTLDVTDVATGWTETRAVRNKAQVHVFAAIKEIRAALPFPLLGIDSDNGSEFINHELKRYCESKRITFTRSRAYRKNDGCYVEQKNWSVVRRNVGYARFDTPEELAVLNELYAALRKHTNFYMPSAKLLSKTREGARVIKRYDTPMTPYARVLASDHVSQAAKRRLTREYSTLNPTALKRRITERQRRLYELVSLKESIRRREVQAPDFDDIYDESTKVTFDDILT encoded by the coding sequence ATGGCTGAGAAGCACGCGGTCACACGCAAGCTTGCCGAGGAGTACCGACGAGCTGCCAAGAGGCGACGGGGCGAGATCCTGGATACGCTGTGTTCGATCACAGGCTACAACCGTGACCATGCTGCGAGGTTGCTTCGTGCGGGTCCGCCGCCACGCAAGCCGCCGAAGAGGAGGCGGACTCGCCCGCGGGTCTATGACGCCGACGTGCTGTTCGCCTTGCGCAGGATCTGGGCGACGCTTGACGGGATATGCGGCAAGCGGCTGCACGCGGCCCTGCCCGAGATGGTGGAGGTGATGGAGCGCTGCGGCGAGTTGAGCATCTCGAGCGAGGTGCGGGCCAGGCTGCGCTCGATCTCGGCATCCACGATCGACCGGCTGCTCGCGCCGGACCGTGCGCGCCTGTCCCTCTCGGGCCGGCCGGGGACCAAGCCCGGGACGCTGCTCAAGAACCAGATCCCGATCAAGACGTTCTCCGAGTGGGACGACGCGGTCCCTGGGTTCGTGGAGATCGACCTGGTGGGGCACGAGGGCGGAGCGCTCCGCGGCGACTACTGCCAGACCCTCGACGTCACCGATGTGGCCACGGGCTGGACCGAGACGAGGGCGGTCAGGAACAAGGCGCAGGTGCATGTCTTCGCCGCGATCAAGGAGATCCGGGCGGCTCTGCCCTTCCCATTGCTTGGGATCGACAGCGACAACGGCAGTGAGTTCATCAACCACGAACTCAAGCGCTACTGCGAGAGCAAGCGGATCACCTTCACCCGCTCCCGCGCCTACCGCAAGAACGACGGCTGCTACGTCGAGCAGAAGAACTGGTCGGTGGTGCGCCGCAACGTCGGCTACGCACGATTCGACACACCCGAGGAGCTCGCCGTCCTAAACGAGCTCTATGCGGCACTGCGCAAGCACACCAACTTCTACATGCCGAGCGCCAAGCTGCTCTCCAAGACCCGCGAAGGGGCGCGGGTCATCAAACGCTATGACACGCCGATGACGCCGTACGCCCGCGTGCTCGCATCCGACCACGTCAGCCAAGCCGCCAAGCGCCGCCTCACACGGGAATACTCAACCCTGAACCCGACGGCGCTCAAGCGCCGGATAACCGAACGGCAGCGTCGTCTCTATGAGCTCGTCTCACTCAAGGAATCGATCAGGAGAAGGGAGGTGCAGGCACCCGATTTCGACGACATCTATGATGAGTCAACGAAGGTGACGTTCGACGACATTCTTACGTGA
- the rpmB gene encoding 50S ribosomal protein L28 encodes MSKICAVCGKSPAAGRNVSHSHRVTNRMFRPNIQKVTAVIKGHVHRVNVCAKCMKAGKVTRA; translated from the coding sequence ATGTCAAAGATATGTGCCGTGTGCGGCAAGAGCCCTGCGGCTGGCCGCAACGTGAGCCACTCCCACAGGGTCACGAACCGTATGTTCAGGCCAAACATCCAGAAGGTCACCGCCGTCATCAAGGGACACGTGCATCGCGTCAACGTGTGCGCCAAGTGCATGAAGGCGGGCAAGGTCACGCGCGCGTAG
- a CDS encoding YebC/PmpR family DNA-binding transcriptional regulator — MSGHSKWATTKHRKAAQDKKRSALFSKLSRIITVAAKSGGDPNPENNATLATAIAKAKSYSLPKDKIQAAIDKGFGAGADAAQFEEVVYEGYGAAGVAIYIEALTDNRNRTAADVRSAFTRAGGNLGATGSVAFQFERIGQVTLDRAPGFDEDEMLMMVADAGGEDFEAGEEEILVFAAPADVAAVSSALEAAGAPVRGAELVMEPINPTVVSVEDAKKVIRLVDKLEESDDIQNVYHSMELTDEIAAALE, encoded by the coding sequence GTGTCTGGACACTCGAAGTGGGCGACCACCAAGCATCGCAAGGCGGCGCAGGACAAGAAGCGCTCCGCGCTGTTCTCCAAACTCAGCCGCATCATCACGGTGGCCGCCAAGAGCGGCGGCGACCCGAACCCTGAGAACAACGCCACTCTGGCCACGGCCATCGCAAAGGCCAAGTCCTACTCGCTCCCCAAAGACAAGATCCAAGCCGCTATCGACAAGGGCTTCGGCGCGGGTGCCGATGCCGCGCAGTTCGAAGAGGTCGTCTACGAGGGCTATGGGGCGGCGGGCGTCGCCATCTACATCGAGGCGCTGACCGACAATCGTAACCGCACCGCGGCCGATGTCAGATCCGCATTCACACGTGCGGGGGGCAACCTTGGGGCGACGGGCTCGGTCGCGTTCCAGTTCGAACGCATAGGCCAGGTGACGCTCGATCGTGCCCCTGGCTTCGATGAAGATGAGATGCTGATGATGGTCGCCGATGCCGGCGGCGAGGATTTCGAAGCGGGCGAAGAGGAGATACTGGTCTTCGCGGCGCCGGCAGATGTGGCGGCGGTGAGCAGCGCGCTCGAGGCCGCAGGGGCACCGGTGCGTGGCGCCGAGCTCGTGATGGAGCCTATCAATCCCACGGTCGTGTCGGTCGAAGACGCCAAGAAGGTCATCCGCCTCGTCGACAAACTCGAGGAGAGCGACGACATCCAGAACGTCTACCACTCCATGGAGCTGACCGACGAGATCGCCGCTGCGCTGGAGTAG
- a CDS encoding thiamine diphosphokinase, producing the protein MTGTCALIVAAGDTVSGNALARQARLHDLVVGVDGGAAALMRAGVTPAVVIGDFDSLSEEDLERLRHEGVSLRVHPRDKSHTDLELALEWCRGEKLGEVTVVGVWGERQDHSLAAIGTLARYSDLRPAIIYKEMTGWIVDPAHRGHVGGFARDTTVSVLALVSGTRISVVGMKWTLEDRSVESLSDLGVSNVSCGPESAVTVHSGMALVLAEVPTNQDSRPDGDGCRSTS; encoded by the coding sequence ATGACCGGAACGTGCGCGCTGATAGTCGCCGCCGGAGACACCGTATCCGGCAACGCCCTCGCTCGACAGGCGCGCCTGCACGACCTGGTTGTGGGTGTGGACGGGGGAGCGGCGGCGCTCATGCGTGCGGGTGTCACCCCCGCTGTGGTCATCGGGGACTTCGACTCACTGTCAGAAGAGGACCTTGAGCGCCTCAGGCATGAGGGCGTCAGTCTTCGGGTTCACCCGAGAGACAAGTCCCACACGGACCTGGAGCTTGCGCTCGAATGGTGCAGGGGTGAGAAGCTTGGCGAGGTCACGGTCGTCGGCGTGTGGGGGGAGCGACAGGACCACTCACTCGCAGCCATCGGAACGCTTGCGCGCTACTCGGATCTGCGGCCGGCCATCATCTACAAGGAGATGACCGGTTGGATCGTGGATCCTGCGCACCGCGGCCATGTCGGCGGTTTCGCTCGAGATACGACGGTGTCGGTCTTGGCCCTGGTCTCCGGCACGCGCATCAGTGTGGTCGGGATGAAGTGGACCCTCGAGGACCGATCTGTCGAATCGCTCTCGGACTTGGGGGTGTCCAACGTCTCGTGCGGTCCCGAATCCGCAGTCACGGTCCACTCAGGGATGGCGCTGGTCCTGGCTGAAGTGCCCACCAACCAAGACAGCCGCCCCGATGGGGACGGCTGTCGGAGTACATCCTGA
- the thiT gene encoding energy-coupled thiamine transporter ThiT, with protein sequence MQHDRTRVVVEIGLSVALAAVLSTFKITLPWNFAGGSVSLAMLPIFVIGLRRGLTVGVVAGAAFGVVDYFLEPYFVHPIQVLLDYPVAFAACGLAALASPRWVRATSPARIAAMAFAGALLGGAGRFAASFASGIVFFGANAPEGQPVWLYSLAYNASYLVPSIVACGIVAAIVVPALERAVPVPGLAAP encoded by the coding sequence ATGCAGCACGATCGCACCCGCGTTGTTGTGGAGATCGGCCTTTCCGTGGCGCTCGCCGCCGTGCTCAGCACGTTCAAGATCACCTTGCCGTGGAACTTCGCCGGAGGCAGTGTGTCTCTTGCGATGCTGCCTATCTTCGTCATCGGCCTGCGTCGCGGTCTGACCGTCGGCGTCGTCGCCGGCGCGGCCTTCGGTGTGGTCGACTACTTCCTAGAGCCTTACTTCGTGCACCCCATTCAGGTTCTCCTGGACTACCCGGTCGCTTTCGCAGCCTGTGGACTCGCGGCCCTTGCGTCCCCTCGGTGGGTCCGAGCGACATCGCCCGCTCGGATCGCCGCGATGGCGTTTGCAGGCGCCCTGCTGGGCGGAGCGGGACGATTCGCCGCATCGTTCGCTTCCGGGATCGTGTTCTTCGGTGCCAACGCGCCTGAGGGACAGCCGGTGTGGCTCTACTCGCTCGCCTACAACGCCAGCTACCTCGTGCCCTCTATCGTCGCATGTGGCATCGTGGCCGCCATCGTGGTGCCGGCCCTTGAGCGTGCGGTCCCCGTGCCTGGCCTGGCTGCGCCATGA
- the pdxT gene encoding pyridoxal 5'-phosphate synthase glutaminase subunit PdxT has translation MKIGVLALQGAFREHVYSLEALDVGVVAVRLPEQLEELSGLVIPGGESTAIAKLMETYGFYEPIVRRYGEGMAVWGTCAGAILVARRVAEGVPGQRSLELMDIEVRRNAFGRQVDSFEVDLSFADFDHPYRGVFIRAPWIEGEGEGVEILARHDGHTVAAREGRLLATAFHPELTGDPRIHRFFVDEVVGV, from the coding sequence GTGAAGATTGGCGTTCTCGCACTGCAGGGGGCGTTCCGCGAGCATGTGTACTCGCTGGAGGCGCTCGACGTCGGGGTGGTGGCGGTACGGCTGCCGGAGCAGCTCGAAGAGCTGTCCGGTCTCGTGATTCCAGGCGGGGAGTCCACCGCCATTGCCAAGCTCATGGAGACATACGGCTTCTACGAGCCGATCGTCAGGCGCTATGGCGAGGGGATGGCGGTTTGGGGCACGTGTGCCGGCGCGATCCTCGTCGCTCGACGCGTTGCCGAAGGTGTCCCGGGTCAGCGCTCACTCGAGCTCATGGATATCGAAGTCAGGCGGAATGCGTTCGGTCGGCAAGTCGACTCCTTTGAGGTCGACCTGTCCTTCGCGGACTTCGACCATCCCTACCGGGGCGTATTCATACGAGCACCGTGGATCGAGGGCGAAGGGGAAGGGGTCGAGATTCTGGCTCGACACGACGGGCACACGGTCGCCGCGCGCGAGGGTCGGCTGCTTGCAACCGCGTTCCACCCGGAGCTCACCGGTGACCCGCGCATCCACCGGTTCTTCGTAGATGAGGTCGTGGGCGTCTAG